A window from Leuconostoc mesenteroides subsp. mesenteroides encodes these proteins:
- a CDS encoding RluA family pseudouridine synthase yields MKFTWKYSGNEQRKVRTFLQNHGVSHRMFSQMKHNGGAILVNEKPVYTSDYLTNGDMVTIVMPTEKSNDLVAPDYKPLDIIFENEHWLLVNKPYGVTTVPGHADRLHTLVNQVKGHLETIKADDLVPHVVTRLDRDTSGIVLLAKHRFAHAVLDQQLQEHTVEKFYLAYPSGILTNDHGDINAPIGRMDGDFIKREVRDDGKPSRTEYWVERRYEDDEQNMTRVKVQLHTGRTHQIRVHFANIGHPLVGDTLYGGPTWHGLQRQALHAYHMKFYDPFIEEYREFNTPLPEDLKTLRDIE; encoded by the coding sequence ATGAAATTTACTTGGAAATATAGTGGTAATGAACAACGTAAAGTACGTACTTTTTTGCAAAATCATGGCGTTTCACATAGAATGTTTAGCCAAATGAAGCATAATGGCGGCGCAATCCTTGTCAACGAAAAACCAGTTTATACATCTGATTATTTGACGAATGGTGACATGGTTACGATTGTTATGCCTACGGAAAAAAGTAATGACTTGGTTGCTCCAGACTATAAACCATTAGACATTATATTTGAAAATGAACATTGGCTACTTGTCAATAAACCATATGGTGTCACAACGGTTCCAGGGCATGCTGACCGTCTGCATACCTTGGTCAATCAAGTTAAAGGACATCTCGAAACTATTAAGGCTGATGATTTAGTTCCGCATGTTGTTACTCGTCTTGATCGTGATACATCAGGAATTGTTTTGTTAGCCAAGCATAGATTTGCTCATGCAGTTTTGGATCAACAATTACAAGAACACACAGTTGAAAAATTTTATTTAGCTTATCCATCAGGAATTTTAACGAATGACCATGGTGATATTAATGCACCAATCGGTCGTATGGATGGTGACTTTATAAAAAGAGAAGTCCGTGATGATGGCAAACCATCGCGCACAGAATATTGGGTCGAACGTCGTTATGAGGACGATGAACAGAATATGACTCGTGTGAAGGTACAATTGCATACAGGACGAACACACCAAATTCGTGTTCATTTTGCCAATATAGGGCACCCTTTGGTGGGAGACACTCTGTATGGTGGACCAACATGGCATGGACTACAAAGACAAGCGTTGCATGCTTATCATATGAAATTTTATGACCCTTTTATTGAGGAATACCGAGAATTTAATACGCCCTTACCAGAAGATTTAAAAACTTTGAGAGATATAGAGTAA
- the mgtE gene encoding magnesium transporter, translating to MEEKSEQLHQNIAHLSDLLHSGQDEAFVTSFNALHDFEMGQVYSGLPEQLRAVAWRLLDNETLATVFDNIDVDDEDIDDLLQEMPPQKAVQVLRNMYADNEVDLLQEMPTRLVATYLSLMPKDEAEDIRKLINYEEQTAGSLMSIEYLAVEADLRVDEVMRIVKQQALEAEAINYVYVSDKQDRLVGVISLRDLLTHPDDMLVSEITKDRIISVKAGDDQQDVAQIVADYNFISIPVTDDNDRLLGVITVDDIVDVIDEEAVEDYSGLAAVNVSQTDDTAWHSAIKRIPWLIALLLLGMSTATLISSFDGLVRKASILAVFISLITGTAGNAGTQALALAVRRLAVGSSNSALKNFLSEIFAGFLVGTATGFSVFLIVTFWKQNYQLGLAVGIAMAAAIMVANLAGYLIPEIIDKLGMDPAVASGPFITTLSDLTSVLIYFNIAQLFISHFTGA from the coding sequence GTGGAAGAAAAATCAGAACAACTACATCAAAACATCGCTCATCTTTCTGATTTATTACATTCAGGACAAGATGAGGCTTTTGTGACGTCATTTAATGCGCTACACGACTTTGAAATGGGACAAGTGTATAGTGGATTACCTGAACAATTACGTGCCGTAGCATGGCGATTGCTGGACAATGAAACATTAGCAACTGTTTTTGATAACATAGATGTTGACGATGAAGATATTGATGACCTACTGCAAGAAATGCCACCTCAAAAAGCTGTTCAAGTTTTGCGCAATATGTATGCCGATAACGAGGTCGATCTTCTTCAGGAAATGCCAACGCGGTTAGTTGCGACTTATTTAAGCTTGATGCCAAAAGATGAGGCCGAGGATATTCGTAAGTTGATCAATTATGAGGAGCAAACTGCTGGTTCATTAATGTCAATTGAGTACTTGGCAGTTGAGGCAGATTTGCGTGTTGATGAAGTGATGCGTATAGTTAAGCAGCAGGCACTTGAAGCGGAAGCCATTAACTACGTTTATGTATCGGATAAACAAGACCGGCTAGTTGGTGTCATTTCTCTTCGTGATTTGTTAACGCATCCGGATGATATGCTGGTTTCGGAAATTACGAAAGATAGAATTATTAGCGTTAAAGCTGGTGACGACCAGCAGGACGTTGCGCAAATTGTGGCCGATTATAACTTTATATCTATCCCGGTTACAGACGATAATGACCGATTATTAGGCGTCATTACAGTTGATGATATTGTGGATGTTATTGATGAAGAGGCTGTTGAAGATTATTCTGGATTGGCTGCCGTTAACGTTAGTCAAACAGATGATACAGCATGGCATTCAGCAATTAAACGTATTCCTTGGTTGATTGCACTTTTATTGTTAGGAATGTCAACGGCTACACTAATTAGTTCATTTGATGGTCTGGTACGAAAAGCATCAATACTGGCTGTGTTTATTTCTCTGATTACTGGTACAGCTGGTAATGCTGGAACACAAGCCTTGGCCTTGGCTGTCCGGCGCTTAGCCGTAGGTAGTAGTAACAGTGCTCTTAAAAATTTCTTAAGTGAAATATTTGCAGGGTTTTTAGTAGGGACAGCAACCGGTTTCTCAGTTTTTCTAATTGTTACTTTTTGGAAGCAGAATTATCAATTGGGTCTTGCAGTAGGTATAGCGATGGCAGCTGCTATTATGGTAGCTAACCTCGCAGGCTATTTAATTCCTGAAATTATTGATAAATTGGGTATGGATCCGGCAGTAGCAAGTGGTCCATTTATCACGACCTTATCCGACTTAACATCAGTTCTAATTTATTTTAATATTGCCCAATTATTTATTTCACACTTTACTGGTGCATAA
- the ade gene encoding adenine deaminase, whose protein sequence is MTKIVTWHIKNAKILDVFNLKFDDTELWINDNQILYRGKRSDLTAKNTFDAGGRYIVPGLIDSHLHIESSLLTPSEFGKLVIPHGITRIFADPHEIASVAGVSGIQYMLEDAKQTPLNIHYMLPSSVPATPFEHAGATLHADALKPFYSVPEVNGLAEVMDFPAVANLDPDMLQKIKDAEDAGRHVDGHAAGLTRKQLAVYRKVGIDTDHESENAKEALERLNAGFSIFVREGTVERDEKAILPAITMANQSHFSFATDDKTANDIQNEGSIDYSVKLAIENGMDPAIAFTIATYNAAQAHKLQNIGALADGFVADLAVFDDLSHLNSPKVMIGGHWYEDNQSIVTPLANQSLNFSLNKSDITLPLQTDKPAHIINITPHHITTEHTVEKVAIEQEQFVADETFAKIVVAERYHNLGHGVGIIKGFNMRNGAIASTIAHDSHNVIIAGVDDDDMILAADTLHEIGGGQVVVNHGKITTLPLPIGGLMSDQPFENVIKTNQQLLQAFSEISDVRFDPFLTLSFMALPVIPSLKITDQGLFDFEKFEFIKIQD, encoded by the coding sequence GTGACAAAAATCGTTACGTGGCACATTAAAAATGCCAAAATTCTAGATGTATTTAATTTAAAATTTGATGATACAGAATTATGGATTAATGATAATCAAATTTTATACCGAGGGAAGCGAAGCGACTTAACAGCTAAAAATACCTTTGATGCTGGTGGCAGATATATTGTGCCTGGATTGATTGATTCCCACTTACACATTGAAAGTTCACTACTCACGCCCAGCGAATTCGGAAAACTAGTTATACCACATGGTATTACACGAATATTTGCAGATCCCCATGAAATTGCTAGTGTAGCTGGTGTATCTGGTATTCAATATATGTTGGAAGATGCTAAGCAGACCCCGCTAAATATTCATTATATGCTACCCTCTTCAGTACCCGCCACACCTTTTGAACATGCTGGTGCCACGCTACACGCTGATGCTTTGAAGCCATTTTATAGCGTTCCAGAAGTCAACGGTTTAGCAGAAGTTATGGATTTTCCTGCTGTAGCAAATCTGGATCCCGATATGTTACAAAAAATTAAGGATGCTGAAGATGCTGGACGGCATGTCGATGGACACGCAGCCGGTTTAACTCGAAAGCAACTTGCAGTTTATCGAAAAGTCGGTATTGATACCGATCATGAAAGTGAGAATGCAAAAGAAGCATTAGAACGTTTAAATGCCGGTTTCTCTATATTCGTTCGTGAAGGTACAGTTGAGCGTGATGAAAAAGCAATACTACCTGCAATTACAATGGCCAATCAATCACACTTTTCTTTTGCAACAGATGACAAAACAGCTAACGATATCCAAAACGAAGGATCCATTGATTATAGTGTGAAACTTGCCATTGAAAATGGTATGGACCCAGCAATAGCATTTACAATAGCAACATATAATGCTGCTCAAGCACATAAACTGCAAAACATTGGTGCGTTAGCAGATGGGTTTGTGGCTGATTTAGCTGTATTTGATGATTTATCACATTTGAATTCACCAAAAGTCATGATTGGTGGTCATTGGTACGAAGACAACCAATCAATTGTCACACCGTTAGCTAACCAATCATTAAACTTCTCATTAAACAAATCTGACATCACCTTGCCGCTTCAAACTGATAAGCCAGCGCATATCATCAATATCACACCTCATCATATCACCACTGAACACACTGTGGAAAAAGTAGCTATCGAGCAAGAACAGTTCGTTGCGGATGAAACTTTTGCTAAAATTGTCGTCGCAGAGCGTTATCACAATCTCGGGCATGGTGTCGGTATCATCAAAGGATTTAACATGCGCAACGGTGCGATTGCTTCAACAATCGCTCATGATTCCCATAACGTGATTATAGCAGGTGTAGATGACGACGACATGATTTTAGCAGCAGATACGCTTCATGAAATCGGTGGTGGTCAAGTTGTCGTCAATCATGGTAAAATTACGACACTACCACTACCAATTGGTGGTTTAATGTCAGATCAACCATTTGAAAATGTCATCAAAACTAATCAGCAATTACTACAAGCTTTTTCAGAAATCAGTGACGTGCGATTTGATCCATTTTTAACTTTGTCGTTCATGGCATTACCAGTTATTCCTAGTTTAAAGATTACTGATCAAGGTCTATTCGATTTCGAAAAATTTGAATTTATAAAAATACAGGATTAA
- the glmS gene encoding glutamine--fructose-6-phosphate transaminase (isomerizing): protein MCGIVGFTSFNQVLPTLLKGLKKLEYRGYDSAGVYVNNGDQEDYLVKEKGRVADLERVTESKNIRGTSGIAHTRWATHGGVSVENAHPHASEDGRFYLAHNGVIENYDELRDTYLQDVRLHSQTDTEVAVQLIDKFAKEENLSGVDAFKKMISLLDGNSAYAFLLMDRQKPGVMYTAKKKSPLLIGVSDQGNVVTSDAAAMLDVTHDFIELMDDEVAIVEKDKVTLFDAQGKSITRLPFHLDIDAAETDKGVYPYYMLKEVDEQAIVTRTLAQYYFDAENNIQNIDAEIIDAMKAADRLYIVAAGTSYHAGLVGKRYFEQWAKIPTEVHISSEFAYDQPMLSQNPFFIFLSQSGETADSREVLDNITKQGYPTLTIANVMNSTLTREADFALPLLAGPEIAVASTKAYTAQISVEAILAHAIGDSGLDLKLELAKVAVEMQVIIDQKEDFKAIAESALSGQRSAFYIGRGLDAAVAVEAALKLKEISYVQTEGFAAGELKHGTISLIEEGTPVFALLTQSKTAGLVRGEIAQVAARGANTIVIATKELAKDGDAYILPEVNELLMPLLEVIPAQLIAYYATLDRALDVDRPRNLAKSVTVQ, encoded by the coding sequence ATGTGTGGAATTGTTGGATTTACTAGTTTTAATCAAGTGTTACCAACGTTGTTGAAGGGTCTAAAAAAGTTAGAATACCGTGGTTATGATTCAGCTGGTGTATATGTAAACAATGGTGATCAAGAAGATTATTTGGTCAAGGAAAAAGGCCGTGTAGCTGATTTGGAACGCGTTACGGAAAGTAAAAATATCAGAGGTACTTCGGGTATTGCTCATACACGTTGGGCAACGCACGGTGGTGTATCTGTCGAAAATGCACATCCTCATGCTTCAGAAGACGGACGCTTCTACTTGGCGCATAATGGTGTGATTGAAAATTATGATGAATTACGTGATACATATTTGCAAGATGTAAGACTACATTCTCAAACAGATACAGAAGTTGCTGTTCAATTGATAGATAAGTTTGCGAAAGAAGAAAACTTATCAGGAGTCGATGCTTTTAAGAAAATGATTTCTTTATTAGATGGCAATTCAGCATATGCGTTCTTGTTGATGGATCGTCAAAAACCTGGCGTTATGTATACCGCTAAAAAGAAAAGTCCTTTACTAATTGGTGTGTCAGATCAAGGGAATGTCGTAACCTCTGATGCCGCTGCTATGTTGGATGTCACTCATGATTTTATTGAATTGATGGATGATGAAGTTGCGATTGTGGAAAAAGATAAAGTGACTCTATTTGACGCACAAGGTAAATCCATTACACGGTTACCATTCCATCTCGATATTGATGCTGCAGAGACAGATAAAGGTGTTTATCCATATTACATGCTTAAAGAAGTGGATGAACAAGCAATTGTTACTCGTACGCTTGCTCAATATTATTTTGATGCTGAGAATAATATTCAAAATATCGATGCTGAAATTATCGATGCAATGAAAGCGGCCGACCGCTTATATATTGTTGCTGCAGGAACATCGTATCATGCCGGATTAGTTGGTAAACGGTATTTTGAACAATGGGCTAAGATCCCGACTGAAGTGCATATTTCTTCAGAATTTGCTTATGATCAACCAATGCTCAGTCAAAATCCCTTCTTTATTTTCTTGAGTCAATCAGGCGAAACGGCTGACTCTCGTGAAGTTTTGGATAATATTACGAAACAAGGCTATCCAACCTTGACTATTGCTAATGTTATGAACTCAACATTAACACGAGAAGCCGACTTCGCATTGCCTCTGCTCGCCGGACCGGAAATAGCAGTTGCTTCTACCAAGGCATATACAGCTCAAATAAGTGTTGAGGCTATTTTAGCCCATGCTATTGGTGATTCAGGATTGGATTTGAAGCTTGAATTAGCAAAAGTAGCTGTTGAAATGCAAGTGATCATTGATCAAAAAGAAGACTTTAAAGCAATAGCAGAAAGTGCACTATCTGGACAACGCTCAGCATTTTATATTGGGCGTGGCTTAGATGCTGCCGTAGCTGTTGAGGCGGCACTCAAGTTAAAAGAAATCTCTTACGTGCAAACGGAAGGATTTGCGGCTGGAGAGCTAAAACATGGTACAATTTCACTTATTGAAGAAGGAACTCCTGTTTTTGCACTCCTTACACAATCGAAGACGGCAGGATTAGTTCGAGGTGAAATTGCACAAGTTGCTGCACGTGGTGCTAATACAATTGTTATAGCAACTAAAGAACTGGCTAAAGATGGCGATGCCTATATTTTGCCAGAAGTTAATGAATTACTGATGCCATTATTGGAAGTGATTCCAGCGCAATTAATCGCTTATTATGCGACTCTGGATAGAGCGTTGGATGTTGATCGACCTCGTAACTTGGCAAAGAGTGTAACAGTTCAATAA